One window from the genome of Bacillus weihaiensis encodes:
- the cccB gene encoding cytochrome c551 codes for MKSKKLLALFLGTSLVLAACGGAEEPKEEATETTEGAETANANPEEIYQQTCIGCHGGNLQGGAGPNLTEVGAKYDQDAIESIIINGQGSMPKGLLNEAEAEVVAAWLAEKK; via the coding sequence ATGAAATCAAAGAAGCTTTTAGCCCTGTTTCTTGGGACTTCGCTTGTTTTAGCTGCTTGTGGTGGGGCTGAGGAACCGAAAGAAGAAGCAACAGAAACAACTGAAGGTGCCGAAACAGCAAATGCAAATCCTGAAGAAATCTATCAGCAAACGTGTATTGGCTGTCACGGTGGCAATCTACAAGGTGGCGCTGGACCTAACTTAACAGAGGTTGGGGCAAAATATGATCAGGATGCAATTGAAAGCATTATTATTAATGGCCAAGGAAGTATGCCGAAAGGGTTATTAAACGAAGCAGAGGCTGAAGTTGTGGCAGCTTGGTTAGCAGAAAAGAAATAA
- the ftsX gene encoding permease-like cell division protein FtsX, with translation MINTLGRHFRESLKSLARNAWMTFASISAVTVTLILVGTFLVIMMNLNHVASNLEKDVEIRVLIDVTADEQAQTALKSEIEKIAEVDSIVFSPKEDELNNLVESLGEEGKSFELFEQNNPLNDVFVVKAKNPKDTNTVAEKIEKLENASKVRYGQEQVEKLFQGISVARNIGLGLIIGLIFTAMFLISNTIKITIIARKREIEIMRLVGATNGFIRWPFFLEGLFLGVLGAVVPITLIVIAYQSIYSLASEKLQGSFIELLPFSPFVFQISAILLLIGAVIGIWGSLMSVRKFLKA, from the coding sequence ATGATTAATACTCTTGGTCGTCATTTTCGTGAGAGTTTAAAAAGTTTAGCAAGAAATGCATGGATGACCTTTGCATCGATTAGTGCTGTTACTGTAACACTTATCTTGGTTGGGACATTTTTAGTTATTATGATGAATTTAAACCATGTTGCATCTAACCTTGAGAAGGATGTTGAAATTAGGGTTCTTATTGATGTAACAGCGGATGAACAAGCACAAACAGCTTTAAAGAGTGAGATTGAAAAAATAGCGGAAGTAGATTCCATAGTTTTTTCTCCTAAGGAAGACGAGTTAAATAACTTAGTAGAAAGTTTAGGAGAAGAAGGGAAATCCTTTGAACTGTTTGAACAAAATAATCCACTTAACGATGTATTTGTTGTAAAAGCAAAGAATCCGAAAGATACAAATACAGTTGCAGAAAAAATTGAGAAGTTAGAAAATGCATCGAAAGTAAGATATGGGCAAGAACAAGTTGAAAAGCTATTTCAAGGAATTAGTGTAGCAAGAAACATTGGTCTTGGTTTAATTATTGGTCTTATCTTTACAGCGATGTTCCTTATTTCCAATACAATTAAAATTACGATTATTGCTCGTAAACGTGAGATCGAAATCATGAGGCTTGTAGGAGCTACAAACGGATTTATACGATGGCCGTTCTTCTTAGAAGGATTATTTTTAGGTGTACTAGGAGCAGTTGTACCAATAACATTGATTGTTATTGCCTATCAATCGATCTATTCTTTAGCATCCGAAAAACTTCAAGGATCATTTATTGAATTATTACCGTTCAGTCCTTTCGTCTTTCAGATATC
- the ftsE gene encoding cell division ATP-binding protein FtsE, which yields MIEMSEIYKTYPNGVLAINGIDIMINQGEFVYVVGPSGAGKSTFIKMMYREEKPSSGKIVINGVDLSKLKESKVPMLRRNIGVVFQDFKLLPKLTVFENVAFALEVIGENQKNIKKRVLDVLDLVQLKHKARFFPNELSGGEQQRVSIARSIVNNPSVMIADEPTGNLDPDTSWEIMHLFEEINNRGTTIVMATHNKEIVNTLKKRVIAVEDGKIVRDEARGEYGLYD from the coding sequence ATGATTGAGATGTCAGAAATATACAAAACGTATCCGAATGGTGTTTTGGCCATTAATGGTATTGATATAATGATAAACCAAGGCGAGTTTGTTTATGTCGTTGGACCTAGTGGAGCTGGGAAATCAACATTTATTAAAATGATGTACCGCGAAGAGAAGCCTTCGAGCGGTAAAATTGTCATAAATGGTGTTGATCTATCGAAGCTGAAGGAATCAAAAGTTCCAATGCTAAGACGTAATATCGGAGTCGTCTTCCAAGACTTCAAATTGCTACCAAAGCTTACGGTTTTTGAAAATGTTGCCTTTGCATTAGAAGTAATTGGTGAAAATCAAAAGAATATAAAAAAGAGAGTCTTAGATGTACTAGATTTAGTACAGCTTAAACATAAAGCTAGATTTTTCCCAAATGAATTATCAGGTGGAGAGCAGCAACGTGTATCCATTGCACGCTCAATAGTAAACAATCCATCCGTTATGATTGCGGATGAGCCAACAGGTAACCTTGATCCTGATACATCCTGGGAAATTATGCATTTATTTGAGGAAATTAATAATCGTGGAACAACAATTGTTATGGCCACACACAATAAAGAGATTGTTAATACATTAAAAAAGCGTGTCATCGCAGTTGAAGATGGGAAAATTGTGCGTGACGAAGCAAGAGGGGAGTATGGATTATATGATTAA